The Eubacteriales bacterium genomic sequence TACCTCACATTTAAAAAAGTTTTTGTCTGCATATCAGTTCCTTCCATATATTAATTTATATAATATCTTTATTTTCAAGATAGTGGCTTTATATTTTTATCACTCTGCCCGTGGCCAGATATTCGATTTTATCTCCCATTATATCTTTTAGTTGGTTATAAGGGTCAACACCTGTACAATGGCATGTGTAGTATTTTATATTTGTGTTTTTCAGCATTTCCCCTATTCGTCTTACAAAATCCGGATCTTCACTTTTTTTTGCAGAATTACTATACAGGTGAAAACCTCCAAAAACATAATCGGGAGCTCTTTTTTTAAGGTCAATTGAATGGTTTAATATATTAACGATACCGTTATGTGCACAGCCGGCAAAAACAAACATTTTCCCTGCCTCTGTAACGATCATATTCTGTTCGTGTTCAAATGTATCTTCAACAATTTTTCCCTCTTCTTCTTTCATAAGGGCTTTATTACATTTTGAAAGCTGTTCTTTGCCCGGTACATTTGAAAATACTTCAACGCCTTTGTCGATAAAGAAACGCTCCGTTGTAAATATTATACGGTCATTACATTCTAACCCTTCATCGAGTCCTATGAACTTTAAACCATCTAGATATTTGGAATAGTAGCTGCCAAATGCCTTTGGGTGAATATATATTAAAGCTTTGGTATTTTCCTTTAAAAAATACTTTAATCCGCCGCCATGGTCTATATGGCCATGCGATATTACAACTAAATCTACATTGCTTATATCAACACCGAGTTTTTTTGCATTTCTTAAAAAAACATCGCTTTTGCCTACATCAAATAATATTTTCAGCTTTCCTGTTTCAATATAAAGGCTAAGCCCGTGCTCCGCTTCATAATCTTTTAAATAGGCCGTATTTTCTGCTAATACCTTTACAATCATAATAATCCTTTTCCTCTAAAATCCACCTACAATGGTTTTCTGCATCACATAGTTCACATTTATCGTTCCCCTCTTTTACAACTATGTTTTTGGCAGCCGCCGCAGATACAAGTTTTTTCAAGGCCATCGCACAATTTGTAATCTCCACCCTCGATTATAAGTACTTTACCATGTACAAGAAAATCTGCTAATTTTTTTCTGGCGCCATTGTATATCCCCTGAACTGTAGTCCTTGCAATATTCATTTGATTTGCACATTCTTCCTGATTAAGCCCTTCAAAATCGATTAATCTTATTGTCTCATATTCGTCTACAGTCATAGTGATTAAATTATCTAAATTACCTCTGTAATTAAGAGGCCCAAATTGATTGCTATCAGGGAGACAGCAGACTCTTCTCCATTTTCTTGGTCTAGGCATAGTTTTAACCCTTTTTGCAATAAAATTTCAAACAGTATTTTACTGCCTTTTATCTTATTTTTAATTATCCTCTTCTTTTATAATCCCTATCCGGTATATTTACCATTTATATAGTTATTGACATATGTCATTTATTATTATATCCTTTTTTTGGCATATGTCAATAACTATATAACGAAAAAAGAGTTGGTATAAACCAGCTCTCATTTCGTTGTAAAAATCTATATATATTTTGGAGTGCCTTTATTTATATCTGATGTAAGTTAACCCATAGCATCCGACTTAATTTCTTCCGCATTTGAACCAAACACCAATTTCTCATCAGGGAATGGGACTATAACCGGGATACCCATATATTCGATAATATGGACGTGAATCCGATAAACTTCCTCGATGTTTTCAGGTGTCATCGTCTCCAATCCGCCGTATGAAAATACCTGTGAATCCTTAAGAAAAATGAAACGGTCACAGTAACGAATGGCTAAATTTAAGTCATGAATAATGAGCGCCACACATGTGTTATGTTCCTGTGCTATTTTTTTTACGATACGAAGCACTTCATGTTGGTTACGCGGGTCAAGGTTGCTTGTCGGTTCATCAAGTAACAACAGCTTTGGCTCCTGTGCCAATGCCCTTGCAAGCATTACCTTTTGCGTTTCACCGCCCGAAAGCTCCGATACATTGCGCAATGCAAAATCATCCAGTTTCATCTTGTGTATTATGTCACACACGATTTCCCTGTCCTCAGATGTTGCATCCCACTTGATATATGGCTTCCGTCCAAGCAGTATTGCATCGAAGACAGTCATATTAGCATAACTACTATTTTGCGCTACATATGCAATATTCTGTGCCATCTCATTTTTTGACATATTAAATACATTCTTATTATTAACAAATACCACGCCCTTTTGAGCGGGACAAATATGGTCAATACATTTAAGCAATGTACTTTTACCTGCTCCGTTATTTCCAAGAATAGCTATACACTGGTTCTTTGATATATCAAAGCTTATGCTCTTTAGTATTTTTCTTGAATTCCGGCTATATGCGAAACTTATTTTATTTACCTCAACCATTGGTCTTAAACCCCCTGAATAAAAGGTAAAGGAACATAGGAGCACCCAAAAACGAAGTAATGGCTCCAATCGGAAGTATAACTGGTGCAATTATCAGCCTGCCAAAAGTGTCGGCAAGAATTAAAAGCAGCGACCCTGCTATTGCGGAGCACGGTATAAGATACCTATAGTCATTACCAACTAATCTGCGCATTATATGTGGGGCCACCAGCCCTACAAAACTTATAATGCCTACAAAAGATACAGCTACCGCTGCGGTTAAAGAAGAAATTGCCATGCTTATTAGCATAACGGCTCTCGTATTTACACCAAGGCTCTTTGCCGTATCCGCTCCGCTTTCCATTGCATTATAGTTCCAGCGGTTTAGCAAGAAGTAAAGCATTGCACTCATAAATACCGCCGCGATAATCAAAAGGTCTGTCCAGCTTTGTCCCCCCAGGTTTCCAAACGTCCAAAATACAACCGCGCTGATTTTTGTATCGTCTGCGAAGTACTGCAGTAAAGTACTGCCGCCGGCAAACAGTGAACTTAGGGCAACTCCGGCTAATATCAGCCCCCCAGGCCCTATCTCCTTCTTGAACTGAGCTAGAGCAATAACTACAGCTGTAGCCATTGATCCGAATACAAAAGCGCATAGTGTCACTATGTATGGGTTATTGATCGCAATCGCTGTAGCAGCGGAGTCCGAATTTACGACTCCTCCGCCAAAAACGATAATACCTAATGCTGCACCGAATGCAGCTCCCTGTGAAACTCCAAGTGTAGATGCCGATGCTAAAGGGTTATGCAGCACACACTGCATAACGGCGCCGGACGCTGCCAAAGCAGCACCTACGACTATGGCCGCTATCACACGCGGCAGCCTTATTCCCCAAATTACCGTCTCATACTGAGCGCTTCCTTTACCGAAAATCGTTTTAATCACTTCAGATAAGGAAATATTCAAGGAACCGGCACTTACGGCAAAAAGCGCCGTTGCAATTGTTACAATAAAAGCGAGTATAAATATAACCTTTTTTCGTTTTATAAAGGTGTTGTAAGACTGAAGCTGTGTTGTTCTATTGTCCATCCTCATTCATCACCCAAAGTTACTTTACCATAACCAGCGCCGATACTTTCAAGTTTACTTAAATAATCCCCGTCGCCAATGAAGAACTCAAATATCTCGCTGGCTTTTTCTTCAAAATCTATATCACTGAACTGATCTGGATATAGTATACTTGCAATATAATAACAATTAACTATAGGAATTTCCAAATTTGAGTAATAATAGGTGGAATTCGGGCACTGATAGAGGTCCCCATTCTTAACTGCTGTTAACTGAGCATAAAAACCGGGGTTTTCATCATAGTCTGTCTCGACAAGGGTTACACCGCTATAGTCAAAGAAAATGTACTCAGGGTCCCAGCCTATGACTTGTTCCTTATCTACCAGCACTCCACCCGAGGTATTACTTGTATCTTCCGTAACATCATTAGCGGCTATTGCTTCAAATACAGCATATTGGTAATAAACGCCCTCTATGCCATGCGCGCCTTTGAAAGTTGCAGCTGCAGCTAATGCAGTAGGCTTGTCCTCATCAGGAATGCTTGCTGTTCTGGTTTCCAGGTCAGTCAAGCAAGTATTTATGTAATTTATTACTTCCTCTGCCCTATCTTCTACGCCGCAAACATCTCCTAGAATTCTAAGTGCTTCCTCATAGTCTTCCCCAAATAATGTGCCCATAGCTACTGAAACCACTGGGATTCCGGTTTGGCGCTGAATATCATCTGCCAACTCTGCTGTATATGTACATAATATCACATCTGGATCCGCATTTATGATTTCTTCCGGGTAGTAATCCGTAGCACCGCCGGAATCTGTCCCGCAAACAGGTAAGTCTGCCCATAGGTCTTTATTAGCGTAAGCATATGCCTGCAGCGGGCTAAGAGTTGACTCATCGAATCCGCTGATTCCTACCACCTTATCTGCCAACCCAAGATACACTATCATACGTGGGGTATTTGCAAGCGGAACAATTCTCTCTACAGTTGAAGGTATCTCCACCTCACGCCCGACGGCATCTGTTATCGTTCTTGTCCCGGAGTCCGTGCTCGTAGTTGAATCCGCTGTTTCGGTACTTCCACAACCGGCAAATACGCACATTACAAGTGCAATAGTCATAATAAATACGATTGATTTTTTCATTATTTTCTTCATTGATTTATTCCTTTCTTTTTAAATGTTATTTTATAAAATTAAAACTTTTACTTTCTTTTTCTATTTCCAGCCTCTTGTATATTCTTTAAAACAATCCATACAAACTTTTTTGCCATTCTGCAGGCGCATCATATGTTCTGGAGCAGCCTCTCCGCATTCCTCGCAAACTTCGCTTGAAAACAAACGAGCACATTCAGGAACAGTAAAATCAGGTTCTTTTATTAAAAAAGCTTCTTCCGCTGGAGCTTCCAGCAGATATTTTTTCCATTCTTCACGGTTTAAGGCTGTCCCGCTTTTGGGCTTCACGACTATCCTGATTTTATTGCCGCTATTTCTGCAAAAAAACGAAAATGCCATCTTGCCTGTAGGTTTGTAAATTAAATTACCTTTGCCGATAGTACATCCTGTGATTACCTGAACTGCATCAACTCCGCAGGCGTCATTTTCTGTCACGCAAACTATCTTTTCGTCGCTTAACGGTGACATTTCACCAAGCCTTTCCATGGCAATCTGGGCCGCTCTAAAGCCCATGGCCAACCCTGGACATTCATGCCCATGAAAATCAACACATTTTTCCCATAATTTTTTATCCATCTCGTTCTCCCTCTTATATAAAATTTTTAGTTGAATACTTCTTTAGCTTTCTTAGCAAAGCGTTTGCCAAATAACTCAAACAAGTCTTTTTTCTGATCTAGCTCATCACGTAGCGCAATAGGTCCTAAATGAATATACGGCCTGCCGCATCCCGCTCCGGATGAATACGCAAGCATACCACGCACTAGCGAGTGCTCAAGAACGGTCAGTATCGCGACGTCTCCTCCTCCATGCATGCAGTTTGCAGTTGCAAAGCAACCAGAAAGTTTACCTTCTAATTTACAGTCCCAACGCGTATCAAAAAATTTCTTTAACTGCCAGCAAAGGTTTGCAGCATAGCTCGGAGTGCCGAAAATAACTGCACTACTATCATTTAAAAACTCGACGTCGATACCACTATCTTCTTTTAAATTCATAAGTTTTACTTCTATTGCGTTATCAGCCTTCAATATTCCGTTCTTAATGTGGTGTGCCATTTTTTCTGTATTACCGGTTATACTAAGATACAAAATTGTAATTTTCATTTTCTCCATATACCTACTCGTCCATCCTCCATCCCATTGTCACAATAGTTGTATTTGTCGTTTCATAAACTATTCCGCCAACTGAGATGTCATTTAAATACTTTAAGATATTCTCCTCTGTTTTGTTATCAATTTCGTTGTGAGCTTTTAGTTTATTTAAATACCATGCTCGTGCCTCATCCAAATTTTTTTCCATATGCCAGACGTCTGCATGATAACGTATAGTTGGTAGTTTGTGCATCTTCCAAAGCATGGCAAATGCATAGAGAATGCCGTCGTCAAAGCTTTCCCTGCGTGATCTAATGCCTGCAATCTCTCTTAACTTGCCAAAAACAGAATCCGTTCTGTGTACTGGTTTTACTAGATAACAGTATTTAGAGGCATATGATAGCATTTTTTCGAACGTGGCCGCATCTGCAACAGCAGGAGTCATATGCGCGAAAACAAGGTCAAACTTACCTTCTATTAAAACTTCATTAAAATCGCCGCATATAAGGGATATATTTTCGATTTTGTGCTCTTTTACATTCATTTTGGCATATTCGAGCATTTTTGGAGATAAGTCTACCCCCACAACTTTACCGGCTTTTTCTGCCAGTGCGATAGAATAAGCACCTGTACCGCATCCAATATCGAGTACTGACATATGCTTTGAGAATTCGACCTCACTTAAAAGTTGTTTTAAAAAAGCATCGGTATCCCAGTTTGGCAATGGATGATTACTGTAAAAACTTTTGGCCAATTCATCCCATGCTGCAACATTGGCTCCATTATCAGTTACTTTTTCTTTCCATATTTGTCTGATATCTGATAAATTCATTTTTCCCCTTACCGCATAAAAAAAGGTTGCCAATTCGTTTACAAACGAACATGACAACCTTCATAGCTGTAACAATTATGCCTTATAATATTTTAATTTTGAATTTTTAAAAAACTGAAATTTCAATTCCAATTAAATGTTTCTACATTTTTGTCTTTTTTATTATAAAACATTAAAAATATTAAGTCAAGTATTAATTTATTATTAATTTTTATGACGAAAAAGTTAACTAATATATAAATGCACATCATTGACATTAAAAATATAAATTATATAATTTAATTATAAAGTTTTAAATCTAAACAATAATACATTTCAGAGAAAAAATTTAAATTAACGGAGGATAAGATTATGCCTGATTTTGGTTCACCTTTTGCCGGTCTCGCTAAAGACCGTAAACTAACTGAGCAAGAATTGATTCGCGCCATACGTTTTATGATTGCGGCTGAATATGAAGCTATCCAACTTTATATGCAGCTTGCAGAATCTACTGACAATGAGCTGGCTATTGAAGTATTAGAAGATATAGCCGATGAAGAAAGAGTGCATGCCGGAGAATTTTTACGCCTTTTACACGAATTAGCTCCAGATGAAGCTAAGCTATATCAGGAAGGCGCTGAAGAAGTTGAAGAGGAAATGGAGAAACTAGGTAAAAAATAACCATAGTTAAAGGGGCTAAATTTAGCCCCTTTTTTAATTATTATTTTTTTAACTTTTCCTTAAGAGTTTTTAACATATAAAGTTTGAGTCGGGAAAGCAAATTCTATATTGCGTTTATCAAACTCTTCCTTTATTCTAAAATTTATTTCTTGTTGTACATCCATGTATATATCATAGTCTTGGTTTAAAACGTAATATACGTTTTCAAAATTTAAACTAAAGTCCGCATACTCATAAAAATGAGTTCTCGAAAACTCGCAATAGTCTACATTGGTTATTATGTTTTTGATAAGCTCGGGTATCTCTTTTAACTTTTCAAGAGGTGTATCATAAGTTACGCCAAATTTAAACAATACCCTGCGCTTTTCCATTTTTTTGAAGTTTTGTACTCTTGAATTTGTTAAATCTTTATTTGAAAAAACAAGCTGTTCTCCCCTTAAACTACGAACTCTTGTTGTCTTTATTCCTATGTGCTCGACATTGCCCATTAGATCATCAACTACTATAAAATCATCGATCTCAAAGGGTTTATCAAGAAAAATAGTGACAAAGCTGAATAAATCTTCAAGTATAGCTTGGAGTGCAAACGCAACTGCTATGCCGCCAACTCCAAGGCCTGCTACCAAAGCTGTAATCTGAACTCCAATATTGTCGAGAAAAAGCATAAGTGCGGCAACCCAAACTATTACCTTTATAATAAATTGGGTCCATTTTATTGCTGCCTTATCTTCCTTCCCGTATTTTTTACTCCAGTATTTTCTAACTATAAAAATAAGTATTTCAGATACGAATACCGCAGCAAAAAACATCACAAAAGCTAACGTAACAACATCAATTATCTTTTGCAAAGTGGCATTAATGTAAAGTATTTTTATAGAGAGATAAAAATCTGCAAAATATAAAAGAGGTATAAAATATCTCTTTATACCTTTGATAAATGCATCATAGGCCATTTTATCAGTCTTTTCAGCTAGTTTTAAAAGCCTTTTTAAAACTATATGTTTTATTACACATATAACAAGTATTCCAACAATAAAACACCCGAAAAAAATCAAATATTTAAGTATCGTATTGTTTAAAAATTCTATATTAATGAATTCCTGCAAAATTAGCCTCCAAAACATAATTTTTTATAAGCATAACATAATTTAAAAAATTGGGCAAATAACAATAGTCACCTGTACTAAGTTAGCGCCCGCCCCACTTAACGGCTAACCTAAACTCGCCTAAAGCGGCGGGTGCGCTTAAGACTGCTTACCCGATCGCCTTTAGGCGAGTGTTTTAATGCTACTTATTTAAATTAACCTAGCTGTTTCTGGTGTGGTATATTATATCTGGTCCTGCAAAAAACATGTATTCTTTTAATAAACTATTCATATAAATATTGACATCTTCTATATAATATTTGCCATCTTTTTCTTCATAATTAATTCTTATAACATCGCCATTGTCAAAATAATGATCTGAATAATTTGAATTCTCATATATCATCGCTGATCCATCAATTTTTTTAACATCATCGAAGCTCATTCCTGGTTCTAATCTCTCAAATTCCCTCTTATCTAAAGGATTTATATTAAGGTTTAGCATCGCTATGATATATCCCGCCCTATGGTATACTAGTGCAAATTTCCTGACTTCTGTTTTATATATTACATAAAAGAAATCTCCCATCTGTTTTACGGTTTTTATTGGTAGCACCTCATTAACAGACGATACAGTATACGGAAGAGATTCAAGATATGGTATTCTATCAATTGGATGATACATATCATATATAGCATCTTTTACATCAGCTTCTTTATATTCGTAATCGCTATCTTCTTTAGCCACGGATTCTAAAAACTCTATATCTTTTTGAAACCGCAAAACCGTATCTTTCTTATATTCTTTATCTAAATTATAATAAGAATAATATTTATCCCAGCTGTCCGTTAAATATTCATAAACTTCATCACTGCTATTAATCCTTTTTTTATAAGAAAAATCTTTTAATTCTTCATATATTTCTTCCTGATACTCTGTATATATCTCCTCTTGAGATAATTGAAACGTATACCCTTTATAGGTATGCTCAGTTTCACACCCACAAATAATTATTAAAAGGGTTATTGCTATAATGATATTTAAAATCCTTAAAAATGCTTTCATCTAATTATCCCTTCATTTATCACTTATACCTTATATATACTTTATCAGTATACGTCTCTTCAGTAGAATACCAGCCGCCCAAGAAGAAATATTCTCCATAGTAAGTGCTATAATCCCATGGATCGCCGTTCAGTTTCAATATAGAAGTTGATTGTTATTTATTTAAATTAACCTAGCTGTTTCTGGTGTGGTATATTATATCTGGCCCTGCAAAAAACATATAATATTTATCATATTCGTTATAATCAATTCTGGTTATAAGAAGCTCCCCCTCTTCTTCCTCATAATCTATCGTTATAACATCGCCATCATCAAAAAAATGCTGTGACTCCCCGATAACAATTGTTGATGGGTCAATTTTCTTTACCTCATCCACGCTCATTCCAACTTCTAGTTTTTCAAAATCCGCCTTATTTAACGGTGTCTTATTTAAGTTACACATCGCAACAATATATCCCGTTTTATGAAATACATATGCATACTTCCTTACCTCAGTATTGTAAAATACAAAGTAAAAGTCTCCTATTTTTGTCGCATTCTCAACTGCAATTCCCATATCAATTAGATATTTTACATCCGGAATACTCATAGTTGCTATTTGAAGATTTTCCACAGATCTATGAATTCTAATAACATTTTTAATTATGTCGCTATCTTCACTGTAAGTTTTGTTACCCTCTTTTTTTGATAGTTCTTCTAATTGATTAACTCCTTCTTTAACTTCTTTTGATATCTCCTCGTCTTCTAATTCTTTAGCATGTGTATATCCCCCGCTATAGCTATCCCAAAATTCCTCCATCTTTGCATATACATCTTCATCCTCTTCAAAATCATCCGGAAACATTTCGCGTATTTGCTCCTGCGAAAGCCTATGTATGCTGTTGCTGTTACATCCACATAACACTATAATAAATATCAGATATAGTAACGTAGATAGTATTCTTTTCATAATGCCTCCTTTAATTATCTTATTAAGAATATATTTCTCGCTGCATGCTATTTGGAAATAACTACATATCCTATATTAGATTTTTGAAAATATCTGCCGGTCGTCTGCCATCCGAAGAAATAGTATTCTCCTTCAATCTTATTATAATCCCACGGGTCCCCTTTAAATTCCATAACGTTTGAATGTCCATATTTATGCATCCAAGCACTGCCGTAGTCTTTCTTCATAAAGTGGTAATCCTTATCACTATTATACATCATAGATATCATAGTCTCTCCGGGAGCTAATTCCCAATTTTCTGCTTGTTCAGCAGTTAACAAGTTTGAAACTGTGTAACCTCCACCTAGAGCATCTACTAAGCTTGTACGTAAACCCTCAAGTGAAGAAATATTATTAGGAATATTCCAACCTGTTTGGTTTGTTACATAGTCGAAACAATGACTATTTAATTCTTCTTTATCAAATTCCAATGCGCTTAAATTATACTTGGGGCCATCTACTGGAGTTTTATTAATTGCATCATTAATCTCTTTAATAATATTTGGCACATGGCTGTTGGCTTTAATTGGATTCTTCTGTAGTTTCCATATATCCTTCCTATTTAGCCATGGTACTTTTTTAGGCTTGCCATTTGTGTCTAGAAAGCTAATACCTTCAAAGTCCCCTGCGTCTACCATAGGTATTACTTTATAAATTGCTTTTGCCGCATTCGAATATGCTATATAATATCCCGCATTATCTTGTCTAACATTTTCAAAAGTATATACTGATTCATGCCCCGTCGGGTCTATCATGTTTATCGGGTTGTTGCCGCAGTAGCTATATAAGTGCTGTGTCCACGGCTGGTAGGCATTTCCGGTGTAGGTATCCTGCGTTAAGAACCTGCCGGTACTTAAATGGGGCAATTGGCTCCCGCGTTTATCCCCACCCGCCTTCGCAAGTATGCTTATTAGCCCGCCCCATTTAACGGCTGACCTAAACTCGCCTAAAGCGGCGGGTACGCTTAAGACTGCTTACCCGATCGCCTTTAGGCGAGTGTTTAATGCTGCTTATTTAAATTAACCTAGCTGTTTCTGGTGTGGTATATTATATCTGGTCCTGCAAAAAACATGTATTCTTTTAAATTCCAAGCCTCAATAATATCTTTTATATAATATTTACCGTCTTTTTCTTCATAAGAAATTATAATAACATCGCCATTGTCAAAATAATGATATGAATAATTTAAATACTCAAATATCATCGCTGACCCATCAACTTTCTTAACATCATCGAAGGGTTCATCTTCTTTACTTCATCCACGCTCATATCAACTTTGCTTTTCAAAAAATCGGCCTTATTTAGCGATTTACTGATATTGATTATCCCGACCGCATAGCCTGGGCTTCGTGAAATATGATCGATAATTTTCTAACTTCTGTTTCATAAATCACAAAAAGCTCCAACTTTAGTTGCATTCTCAAATACTATACCATACTCCTCAAAAAACGATACACTGGGTATTACCCTCGCACCGTCATAAATAAATGGCGAGGTATTTGTATTCATAAACCAAATAATCTTCTTTATTGTTTCATCATCTTCACTGTACTCTTTATTACCTTTTTTGCCTGCAAGGGTTTTGATCTTCTGAAGCTCTTCACTTAATCTTGCCCTTTCATTTTTTAGCCGCTCATTGAACTCCGTCCTATCTCCTGAAGTATACAAAACATCATTGCGTAATCCATATTGGTAGTAATAAAGCCCATCCCACGTTTCTTGAAGCCATAGATATATATCTCCTTTCTCTTCAAGGTCAGGGTATTTTGCAATTATCTCTTCCTGCGTTAGCTGAAAGTCATATTTATATTTACTGCAACCACATAAAATAGTTGTTACTAGTAGAATTATGGCTAATATTAACGATATTTTTTTCATGGCATCACCCTCATTTAACCACCATATATTGAAAGCTTTCTCTCTTGTATGTTAACTTATCTGTTCTCCAGCCGAAGAAATAATACTCCCCTTCTATTTCATCATAATCCCACGGATCACCCTCAAAATTCATAATAGCCGAATAGTTGTATTTTTGCGTCCATCCTGTATCAGAAGTCTTCTTCATATAATGATACGCACCTGATGGATTATTCATATATGCTATCATCGTCTGTCCTTCGCTGAGCGTATAATTTCTTGCCTCTTGTTCTGATAAAAAATCTACTTTAAAGCCCAAACCTTCAAAATGCCTCTCCATACTTTTTGCTCCTGCAAGAGTTTTACCTTCGCCGTGCGTACCAGCTACATAGTCACTGCATAGATCTTCCCACATCGAAATATCCCAATCCCTATACAACTCTTCTTTATTATAATTAGGTGTATATGATGTAGCCAGATTGTTTGTTATGGCATCAACCGCTTGTTGAAATGTA encodes the following:
- a CDS encoding MBL fold metallo-hydrolase: MIVKVLAENTAYLKDYEAEHGLSLYIETGKLKILFDVGKSDVFLRNAKKLGVDISNVDLVVISHGHIDHGGGLKYFLKENTKALIYIHPKAFGSYYSKYLDGLKFIGLDEGLECNDRIIFTTERFFIDKGVEVFSNVPGKEQLSKCNKALMKEEEGKIVEDTFEHEQNMIVTEAGKMFVFAGCAHNGIVNILNHSIDLKKRAPDYVFGGFHLYSNSAKKSEDPDFVRRIGEMLKNTNIKYYTCHCTGVDPYNQLKDIMGDKIEYLATGRVIKI
- a CDS encoding DUF134 domain-containing protein, with the protein product MPRPRKWRRVCCLPDSNQFGPLNYRGNLDNLITMTVDEYETIRLIDFEGLNQEECANQMNIARTTVQGIYNGARKKLADFLVHGKVLIIEGGDYKLCDGLEKTCICGGCQKHSCKRGER
- a CDS encoding ABC transporter ATP-binding protein, translated to MVEVNKISFAYSRNSRKILKSISFDISKNQCIAILGNNGAGKSTLLKCIDHICPAQKGVVFVNNKNVFNMSKNEMAQNIAYVAQNSSYANMTVFDAILLGRKPYIKWDATSEDREIVCDIIHKMKLDDFALRNVSELSGGETQKVMLARALAQEPKLLLLDEPTSNLDPRNQHEVLRIVKKIAQEHNTCVALIIHDLNLAIRYCDRFIFLKDSQVFSYGGLETMTPENIEEVYRIHVHIIEYMGIPVIVPFPDEKLVFGSNAEEIKSDAMG
- a CDS encoding iron ABC transporter permease codes for the protein MDNRTTQLQSYNTFIKRKKVIFILAFIVTIATALFAVSAGSLNISLSEVIKTIFGKGSAQYETVIWGIRLPRVIAAIVVGAALAASGAVMQCVLHNPLASASTLGVSQGAAFGAALGIIVFGGGVVNSDSAATAIAINNPYIVTLCAFVFGSMATAVVIALAQFKKEIGPGGLILAGVALSSLFAGGSTLLQYFADDTKISAVVFWTFGNLGGQSWTDLLIIAAVFMSAMLYFLLNRWNYNAMESGADTAKSLGVNTRAVMLISMAISSLTAAVAVSFVGIISFVGLVAPHIMRRLVGNDYRYLIPCSAIAGSLLLILADTFGRLIIAPVILPIGAITSFLGAPMFLYLLFRGFKTNG
- a CDS encoding ABC transporter substrate-binding protein; translated protein: MKKSIVFIMTIALVMCVFAGCGSTETADSTTSTDSGTRTITDAVGREVEIPSTVERIVPLANTPRMIVYLGLADKVVGISGFDESTLSPLQAYAYANKDLWADLPVCGTDSGGATDYYPEEIINADPDVILCTYTAELADDIQRQTGIPVVSVAMGTLFGEDYEEALRILGDVCGVEDRAEEVINYINTCLTDLETRTASIPDEDKPTALAAAATFKGAHGIEGVYYQYAVFEAIAANDVTEDTSNTSGGVLVDKEQVIGWDPEYIFFDYSGVTLVETDYDENPGFYAQLTAVKNGDLYQCPNSTYYYSNLEIPIVNCYYIASILYPDQFSDIDFEEKASEIFEFFIGDGDYLSKLESIGAGYGKVTLGDE
- a CDS encoding FmdE family protein; protein product: MDKKLWEKCVDFHGHECPGLAMGFRAAQIAMERLGEMSPLSDEKIVCVTENDACGVDAVQVITGCTIGKGNLIYKPTGKMAFSFFCRNSGNKIRIVVKPKSGTALNREEWKKYLLEAPAEEAFLIKEPDFTVPECARLFSSEVCEECGEAAPEHMMRLQNGKKVCMDCFKEYTRGWK
- a CDS encoding flavodoxin domain-containing protein — protein: MEKMKITILYLSITGNTEKMAHHIKNGILKADNAIEVKLMNLKEDSGIDVEFLNDSSAVIFGTPSYAANLCWQLKKFFDTRWDCKLEGKLSGCFATANCMHGGGDVAILTVLEHSLVRGMLAYSSGAGCGRPYIHLGPIALRDELDQKKDLFELFGKRFAKKAKEVFN
- a CDS encoding class I SAM-dependent methyltransferase codes for the protein MNLSDIRQIWKEKVTDNGANVAAWDELAKSFYSNHPLPNWDTDAFLKQLLSEVEFSKHMSVLDIGCGTGAYSIALAEKAGKVVGVDLSPKMLEYAKMNVKEHKIENISLICGDFNEVLIEGKFDLVFAHMTPAVADAATFEKMLSYASKYCYLVKPVHRTDSVFGKLREIAGIRSRRESFDDGILYAFAMLWKMHKLPTIRYHADVWHMEKNLDEARAWYLNKLKAHNEIDNKTEENILKYLNDISVGGIVYETTNTTIVTMGWRMDE
- a CDS encoding ferritin family protein, which encodes MPDFGSPFAGLAKDRKLTEQELIRAIRFMIAAEYEAIQLYMQLAESTDNELAIEVLEDIADEERVHAGEFLRLLHELAPDEAKLYQEGAEEVEEEMEKLGKK
- a CDS encoding mechanosensitive ion channel family protein, whose translation is MQEFINIEFLNNTILKYLIFFGCFIVGILVICVIKHIVLKRLLKLAEKTDKMAYDAFIKGIKRYFIPLLYFADFYLSIKILYINATLQKIIDVVTLAFVMFFAAVFVSEILIFIVRKYWSKKYGKEDKAAIKWTQFIIKVIVWVAALMLFLDNIGVQITALVAGLGVGGIAVAFALQAILEDLFSFVTIFLDKPFEIDDFIVVDDLMGNVEHIGIKTTRVRSLRGEQLVFSNKDLTNSRVQNFKKMEKRRVLFKFGVTYDTPLEKLKEIPELIKNIITNVDYCEFSRTHFYEYADFSLNFENVYYVLNQDYDIYMDVQQEINFRIKEEFDKRNIEFAFPTQTLYVKNS